One genomic window of Bartonella sp. HY038 includes the following:
- a CDS encoding alkaline phosphatase, which produces MRSLLVTLIASTFMMSAASAASVYPIDRATVLANSPFDFKVEFDNKIKAGDISISINGKDYDSALGQKGEFVEVEKGKDDKELGSALILRNVKISEPGEYKVVVKAGNEEKTVNWHVYGASATPKAKNVIFLLGDGMSVAHRTGARIMSKGMTEGKANGRLNMDDLDRMAFIGTSAVNSIATDSANTMSAYMTGHKSSVNAIGVYADRTADSLDDPRIENIAEALRRTTKKSLGIVTTAEVEDATPAAVVSHTRNRYDKPEIVGMLLDVKPDVLLGGGSAYFLPKTTNGSKRKDDINYIQKFEDAGYKLVTSEKELLAANDSDGPLLGLFHTGNLDTVLDRKQLKKGTVEKFPEQPGLVDMTKVALERLSKNENGFFLMVEGASIDKMSHPMDWDRALYETIEFDQAIGVAMEFAKTHPDTLIVVTGDHTHGISVVGTVNDEIAGDEMREKVGVYQHAGFPNYVDSNGDGFPDRVDVSHRLAVFSSNFPDYYETFRPKLDGPFVPAVKNEKGEYVANEAYKDVPGAVFRAGNLPRSNDTAIHAVDDVVLQATGPQSENFRGYMEQSDVYKVLADALGFGGKGE; this is translated from the coding sequence ATGCGTTCTTTATTAGTTACCCTTATTGCGTCTACATTTATGATGTCGGCAGCTTCAGCTGCGAGCGTCTATCCCATTGATCGTGCAACGGTTCTTGCCAACTCGCCTTTTGATTTCAAGGTTGAGTTTGACAATAAAATCAAAGCTGGCGACATTTCTATTTCAATCAATGGCAAGGATTATGATTCTGCCCTTGGTCAAAAAGGCGAATTTGTCGAAGTTGAAAAAGGCAAAGACGACAAGGAACTTGGTTCCGCCCTTATTCTTCGCAATGTAAAAATTAGCGAACCGGGCGAATATAAGGTTGTTGTAAAAGCTGGCAATGAAGAAAAAACCGTCAATTGGCATGTTTATGGTGCATCTGCAACGCCAAAAGCCAAAAACGTCATCTTCTTGCTTGGTGATGGCATGTCGGTTGCTCACCGAACTGGCGCGCGTATCATGTCAAAAGGCATGACCGAGGGCAAGGCCAATGGCCGCCTTAATATGGATGATCTTGACCGTATGGCCTTTATCGGCACATCAGCGGTTAACTCAATTGCAACCGACAGTGCTAATACTATGTCTGCTTATATGACTGGTCACAAATCATCGGTTAATGCAATTGGCGTTTATGCTGACCGCACAGCTGATAGCCTTGATGATCCTCGCATTGAAAATATCGCCGAGGCCTTGCGCCGCACCACCAAGAAATCCCTTGGTATTGTAACAACAGCCGAAGTAGAAGATGCAACACCTGCTGCAGTGGTTAGCCATACGCGCAATCGTTATGACAAGCCTGAAATTGTCGGCATGTTGCTTGATGTTAAACCTGATGTCTTGCTAGGTGGTGGTTCTGCTTACTTCTTGCCAAAAACCACCAATGGCTCAAAACGTAAAGACGACATTAATTATATCCAAAAGTTTGAAGATGCTGGCTATAAATTGGTAACATCTGAAAAAGAATTGCTTGCCGCTAATGATAGCGATGGCCCATTGCTTGGTCTTTTCCATACCGGCAACCTTGATACGGTTCTTGACCGTAAACAGCTTAAAAAAGGCACGGTTGAAAAATTCCCAGAACAACCCGGCCTTGTTGATATGACCAAGGTTGCCCTTGAGCGTTTATCCAAAAATGAAAACGGTTTTTTCTTAATGGTTGAAGGCGCGTCAATTGATAAAATGTCCCACCCTATGGATTGGGATCGCGCTCTTTATGAAACAATCGAATTTGACCAAGCCATTGGCGTTGCCATGGAATTTGCTAAAACCCACCCAGATACCTTAATTGTGGTAACCGGCGATCATACCCATGGTATTTCTGTTGTTGGCACAGTAAATGATGAAATTGCTGGCGATGAAATGCGCGAAAAAGTTGGTGTTTATCAGCATGCTGGCTTCCCCAATTATGTTGATAGCAATGGCGATGGTTTCCCAGACCGCGTTGATGTAAGTCACCGCCTTGCAGTCTTTTCTAGCAACTTCCCTGATTATTATGAAACATTCCGCCCCAAGCTTGATGGCCCATTTGTGCCCGCTGTCAAAAATGAAAAAGGCGAATATGTAGCCAACGAAGCCTATAAGGATGTTCCTGGTGCAGTCTTTAGAGCCGGTAATTTGCCACGCTCTAACGACACAGCAATCCATGCGGTTGATGATGTGGTGTTGCAAGCAACAGGTCCACAATCAGAAAACTTCCGTGGCTATATGGAACAAAGCGATGTCTATAAAGTTCTTGCTGACGCATTGGGCTTTGGCGGCAAAGGCGAATAA
- a CDS encoding carboxylesterase, producing MTNVDINPAQFYNVEGIDIALRQKTGDKAPGLVWIGGYRSDMLGTKAVFLEELAVKENHSFLRFDYSGHGESKGDFFDGSISLWLAQSLAIFEHFSNGPQILIGSSMGGWITLRMVEELKKKNITPAAIILLAPAPDFTKTLVEPSLTDQNREDLARQGYFTIETEYGSTPYTKKLLDDGANNLVLKGIIDTGCPVHIVQGMKDDVVPYQSTMKLMEHLPLNDVTLTLVHDGDHRLSRPQDLALLERIVKSLI from the coding sequence ATGACCAATGTTGATATAAACCCCGCGCAATTTTATAATGTTGAAGGTATTGACATTGCTTTACGCCAAAAAACAGGCGACAAAGCTCCTGGGCTTGTCTGGATTGGCGGCTATCGTTCAGATATGCTTGGAACAAAGGCAGTATTTTTAGAAGAATTGGCGGTTAAAGAAAACCATAGTTTTTTACGCTTTGACTATTCAGGCCATGGTGAATCAAAAGGCGATTTCTTTGACGGCTCAATTTCTCTTTGGCTTGCCCAAAGCCTTGCTATTTTTGAGCATTTTAGTAACGGCCCACAAATTTTGATCGGCTCATCCATGGGCGGTTGGATTACTTTGCGAATGGTTGAAGAATTAAAGAAGAAAAACATTACACCGGCAGCAATTATTTTATTGGCACCAGCGCCTGATTTTACCAAAACCCTTGTTGAACCAAGTCTTACCGACCAAAACCGCGAAGATTTGGCTCGACAAGGCTATTTTACAATTGAAACAGAATATGGCTCCACCCCCTATACAAAAAAACTGCTTGATGATGGCGCCAATAATCTTGTTTTAAAGGGCATTATTGACACTGGCTGTCCAGTGCATATTGTCCAAGGCATGAAAGATGATGTGGTTCCTTATCAATCAACTATGAAGCTGATGGAACATTTGCCGCTCAATGATGTGACTTTAACCCTGGTGCATGATGGCGACCATCGCTTATCCCGCCCACAAGATCTTGCTTTATTAGAACGTATTGTAAAGTCGCTGATTTAA
- a CDS encoding Lrp/AsnC family transcriptional regulator, which translates to MPIKADLDETDWKILKELQDDGRMSNVELAAKIGISAPPCLRRVRRLEQLGIIKGYSALLSGKILGQDLVAFCSVSLHHQAESDLKAFAERANEWPFVRKAWMVSGESDFLLYCIAPDLSSFQTFVIECLTAAPNVDGVRTALTIKAVKDDPLLIL; encoded by the coding sequence ATGCCGATCAAAGCAGATCTTGATGAAACCGATTGGAAGATTTTAAAAGAGCTGCAAGATGATGGGCGTATGAGCAATGTTGAACTTGCAGCAAAAATTGGCATTTCAGCGCCGCCCTGTTTAAGACGGGTGCGCCGGCTTGAACAACTTGGCATTATTAAGGGCTATAGCGCCTTGCTTAGTGGCAAAATTTTAGGGCAAGATCTCGTTGCCTTTTGTTCAGTCAGCCTGCACCACCAAGCAGAAAGCGATTTAAAAGCTTTTGCTGAACGCGCCAATGAATGGCCTTTTGTGCGCAAAGCTTGGATGGTATCAGGCGAATCTGACTTTTTGCTTTATTGCATTGCCCCTGATCTTAGCAGTTTCCAAACTTTTGTTATCGAGTGCTTGACTGCTGCCCCCAATGTTGATGGGGTTAGAACTGCCCTTACCATCAAGGCAGTTAAAGATGATCCACTCTTGATCTTATAA
- a CDS encoding ABC transporter ATP-binding protein, translating into MLSLDIMDLEIQFSGLEAPALDIANFTLESGQHLAITGPSGCGKTTFINVLAGFTKPDKGAVKWGNSDIYTLSQGKRDKWRGKNIGLIMQDFHLFQGLSAIDNVLLPLALSGLVRADDKKRALELLERTNLKKPERDIKMMSRGEMQRVAVARALLRKPDILLADEPTASLDGDNGKIIGDLIQQLGREENTSLIIVTHDTELAKRMDRRLELNSGRIVKDERL; encoded by the coding sequence ATGCTATCCCTTGATATAATGGATTTAGAGATTCAATTTTCTGGTCTTGAAGCGCCAGCCCTTGATATTGCCAATTTTACGCTTGAAAGCGGCCAGCATCTAGCCATAACCGGACCATCGGGCTGCGGCAAAACAACTTTTATTAATGTGCTTGCCGGTTTTACCAAGCCAGATAAAGGTGCGGTTAAATGGGGCAATAGTGACATTTACACCCTATCTCAAGGTAAGCGCGATAAATGGCGTGGCAAAAATATTGGTCTTATCATGCAAGATTTTCATCTCTTTCAAGGTCTAAGTGCAATTGATAATGTTTTACTGCCTTTGGCGCTTTCTGGTCTTGTACGCGCGGATGATAAAAAACGCGCTTTAGAGCTTTTAGAGCGTACCAATTTAAAAAAGCCAGAACGCGATATTAAAATGATGTCACGCGGCGAAATGCAACGGGTTGCCGTTGCACGCGCCTTGCTTCGTAAGCCCGATATATTGTTAGCCGATGAGCCAACCGCCAGTCTTGACGGCGATAATGGTAAAATCATTGGTGATTTAATCCAGCAATTAGGGCGCGAAGAAAATACCAGTTTGATTATCGTCACCCACGATACTGAGCTTGCAAAACGCATGGATCGGCGACTTGAATTAAATAGCGGCCGCATTGTAAAAGATGAAAGGCTGTAA
- the infC gene encoding translation initiation factor IF-3 — MRRPFKATPVQKDGPRSNQDIRVPRIQLIDAEGQNHGNIATSDALAMAQEAGLDLVEIVPNAEPPVCKIIDLGKLKYQNQKKAAEARKKQKTVEIKEIKMRPNIDTHDYEVKMKAVARFLDEGDKVKVTLRFRGREMAHQELGMRLLERMKEDTAEIAKVEAEPKLEGRQMMMVIAPR; from the coding sequence ATTCGCCGACCGTTTAAAGCAACCCCCGTTCAAAAAGACGGGCCACGTTCTAATCAAGATATCCGTGTTCCACGCATCCAATTGATTGATGCGGAAGGGCAAAATCATGGAAATATTGCAACAAGTGACGCACTTGCTATGGCACAAGAGGCAGGGCTTGATCTTGTAGAAATCGTGCCTAATGCTGAACCGCCTGTCTGTAAAATCATTGATTTGGGTAAATTAAAATATCAAAATCAGAAAAAAGCAGCAGAAGCGCGCAAAAAGCAAAAGACGGTTGAGATTAAAGAAATCAAGATGCGTCCCAACATTGATACCCATGATTATGAGGTAAAAATGAAAGCTGTTGCACGTTTCCTTGATGAAGGCGATAAGGTTAAAGTAACATTGCGTTTCCGTGGTCGCGAAATGGCGCACCAAGAATTAGGCATGAGATTGCTTGAGCGCATGAAAGAGGATACTGCTGAAATTGCAAAGGTTGAAGCAGAGCCTAAACTTGAAGGCCGTCAAATGATGATGGTTATTGCGCCGCGCTAA
- a CDS encoding ABC transporter permease produces the protein MIRFIKADLRRMWLGAMAIIILIGFAVTLGLTVTLMERAIRLGSARAADQFDIIIGAPGSPTQLVLSTVFLQPSALPLMSGDVLQQLKNDPRVEFASPVGMGDTFLDYPIIGVDESILKSLFHDVESGSLMPKDGEAVIGAHVDIAIGKHIAPMHGSLSEGGHIHTDVRYKIIGKLKPSGTAWDKAIFVPIETVWNVHGLGKQGDDNKPSVADSANSQENQDKKDTKDNAEATYPSLDFKNYNNSQHDHRLSASGLPGVPAVIVKPKSIADAYKIRQAYRNDQALAVFPGEILTNLYGTLGDVRKLLSLIADGAQILVAAALIFVAITHIHDRRRQIGALRALGASRSVILTMVWLELMVLIMVGIAVGYSGGFLVSHVIASHLGQASGIPLPIELSDEDLGNLLRLIFTAAIISLVPAFMAWRQSPMTALRS, from the coding sequence ATGATACGTTTTATTAAAGCTGACCTTAGGCGCATGTGGCTTGGCGCTATGGCTATCATTATCTTAATTGGCTTTGCAGTTACCCTTGGCTTAACCGTTACCTTAATGGAGCGCGCTATTCGCCTTGGCAGCGCAAGGGCTGCAGACCAATTTGATATTATAATCGGTGCGCCGGGCAGCCCAACCCAATTGGTGCTTTCAACTGTTTTTTTGCAACCCTCTGCCCTGCCCTTAATGTCGGGCGATGTATTGCAACAATTGAAAAATGATCCAAGAGTGGAATTTGCAAGCCCAGTTGGCATGGGCGACACATTTTTAGATTATCCAATTATCGGCGTTGATGAATCCATCTTAAAAAGCCTTTTCCATGATGTTGAAAGTGGCAGCCTTATGCCAAAAGATGGTGAAGCGGTTATTGGTGCTCATGTGGATATTGCCATTGGTAAGCACATTGCTCCCATGCATGGCAGCCTTAGTGAAGGCGGCCATATCCACACTGACGTTCGCTATAAGATTATTGGCAAGTTAAAGCCATCTGGCACAGCTTGGGATAAGGCAATTTTTGTACCAATTGAAACTGTTTGGAATGTCCATGGCCTTGGCAAGCAAGGCGATGATAATAAGCCAAGTGTGGCGGATAGCGCAAATAGCCAAGAAAACCAAGATAAAAAAGACACCAAAGACAATGCTGAAGCGACATATCCAAGCCTTGATTTTAAAAATTACAATAATAGTCAACACGACCATCGGCTATCCGCTTCCGGTTTACCGGGAGTGCCTGCGGTTATCGTCAAACCAAAATCGATCGCAGATGCTTATAAAATTCGCCAAGCCTATCGCAATGATCAAGCCTTGGCCGTCTTTCCCGGTGAAATTTTAACCAACCTTTATGGTACACTTGGCGATGTCAGAAAGCTGTTGAGCCTTATTGCTGATGGGGCGCAAATATTAGTTGCTGCGGCACTTATCTTTGTGGCAATTACCCATATCCATGACCGGCGCCGCCAAATTGGTGCATTGCGTGCCCTTGGCGCCTCGCGCAGTGTAATTTTAACCATGGTATGGCTGGAATTGATGGTGTTGATTATGGTTGGTATAGCCGTTGGCTATAGTGGCGGCTTTTTAGTAAGCCATGTCATTGCTAGCCATTTAGGGCAAGCAAGTGGTATTCCATTGCCAATTGAGCTAAGCGATGAAGATCTTGGCAATTTATTGCGCCTTATCTTTACCGCCGCCATCATTAGTCTTGTACCTGCCTTCATGGCATGGCGACAATCCCCTATGACTGCGCTGCGCTCTTAG